Part of the Arvicanthis niloticus isolate mArvNil1 chromosome 2, mArvNil1.pat.X, whole genome shotgun sequence genome, GTATAAtggttttcttaaaatttttgtaaAGGTACTTCAATACTTAAGCTAATCAAATGGACATAAAAATTTAtcgattttttttctttttacaatttttaaaaatcaaaatgatttaaaaacctGATCCATGAAGATAGGCACAAGTGGAAAAGTAGCACTTCTGTGACAGGAATTAGCTGCTTTAAaggccacacacagagagatcatCAACTCGTGGACAGGAGGCCCAAGAAGGTTTTTAAAAACTGCACCTACTACTTTCAAAAGGATGAAGACAGGAGTGACCTTTGGTGTCGGGTCAGCATGAGGCTTTTTGTCGGCTCTGGCAGGATcaagcaggaggaaggagaggatttTTCCAAAATACAGTTTGGGCTTAGAGTGGGTAGATGATCTTTGGGGGAAAATCCTTCCTTAAGATTCCCTGAAGGTtgaggcggtggtggtgcacgcctttaatcccagcactctggaagcagaggcaagaagatctcggAGTTCAAGAcccagacagccaaggctactcacagaaaccctggctcaaaacaaaacaatccaaaaGATGCCCTGAAGGGAAGGCACAGGCAGCCAGAGAAGTGGGTGGCACAATTCTTCAGTGTCATAGAGCATTTACCTGGGGCTCAGGTGGCATGTCCAGGCTGTGTCCCTAGCCCTGacttgcctgcttgctcttggtTCAGAACGAGTTAAAGGAAGTCAAAAGATGGCCTCAACCTACTTCAGAATAAAGACACAAACTTAAAAAGTAGAGTATTGTATACAAATCAGccatctctttctcttgctatttACAAGCCAATATGTCTCTGCTTTGGGGCTGAGGATTAAGCCCAGAGCCTTgaacatgctaagcaagtgctctctCATCTGCCTTTATGACTCCTATCCATTCTAAGAGCCCCTCTATTGTACATATAGGAAAGGGAGGGGGACAGTCAAGCTTTCAGCTAATCTCCCCGTGAGTTAAAGGCTAATTTTGTCCCCATTTTACCCTGGGAAGCATTCAGCATAGCTCTCCATAGACCTGGACAGCTCAGTTATTAGAAGTCATGATGCCCTGCAACAGGTCGATGGGCAGAGGGAAGACAATGGTGGAGTTTTTCTCCGCAGCGATCGTGGTCAGGGTCTGAAGGTAGCGGAGCTGAAGGGCGGCGGGAGACTCGGTGATGACAATGGACGCTTCTTTGAGAGCTCGGGAGGCATTCATTTCCCCTTCAGCTGCAATCACCTGTGCAGGAGGAAGACGAGGTCAGCCGGCAAATAGCATGGTGCCACGTAGTGGTCTTCAAGTAAGACAGCATATGGGACTTGCCAGGAGCCCATCAATCCCTAGACACTCAGTTCCCAGATACTCTTTTTTCCTGAAACTGAACTGTGTAAGAATGTATCTGGCTCAAGGCATTCTCTTTTACTGCTGTTTTACTCTCAGGCAGGGGTAAAACTGAACAGGGACCAGCCGGGGGCGCGGCTCACAGCACTGCAAAGGGATGGCGACTGACTTAAATGTGACTGAAGTAGAGGAGACAGGATCTGAGTCCTGAGTCCCAATGCTGGTACATGTGTAATGTTATTAAATAGGGTAGAGGGTACCAGGCATTATACTGAACCAGGTAGGTAACCATGTTCTGAGGCAAACCCTGGTGAAGCATGATATACTCCCGCTATGTGTGACCGGCTCAGACTCTCTCCCTTGTCATCTCTTACATCCAATTGTACATGGACCACAGCTAGTTCATTTCCCTCTTCCAATCAATAAACAATTTGTTGGCCAGGAAGCCAGACCCACTCTGATGGACACACATTTAGTTCATCAAAAAGCTACTCTGAGCAAACTACCAAAGAGATGACCAGATGCCACAGGCTTTTGTTCTAGACGGAGCCCGAGGACACTTGGATGTGGAAAAGCATCTTCAAACAAAGCAAACTCCCTGTGGCTGGGCGGGTCTCTGGCCAAACACGCAGCCATTCCAAGTCAGCACACATGTCATTCACACAGACCACCAGGAATTCCCTCACCTGTTTCGCTGCTGGAGCCTGACCCACAAGTTGATCTACACACTTTACAGTGAGAGTTGGTAATGTGGCTAGAGGCCTGTCCCATACCTTTGAGCGACTTCTCCGGCTCAGATTATTTTGGGAGCAGTTCTGTGCTCACTTTTTTTCTGCATACTATTATGTCCTATGAATAACTCTGCCCTTACCCGTTCAACTCAGGATGAGGACTAGAACGCTTCCAGGGTGGGGTGAAGTGCTGCCAGGGCATGTTACTGGTGACgtcagtgtgtgcctgtgaggtATATACTGAGGGGTGGCGCTACTGGCCACAGGTTCTGCCAACATCCAGCTTTGGTACACTTTGCTAGACTGTCTTCCAAAGTGGTGGTACCAATGGGCATCCCCACAGCAGAGCACAGGGCTCCAGTTCACACTGTGTTTTCAAGCCATCCTGATGGGTATCTGGTGTGGTATCTGCCTGAGACTTTGAATTTGAGTTTCCCTCTGCCTCATTAAGTTGAGGGCTTTTATTCTGAAGTCCATGTGTATGGGTCCCTTCACATactattctctctcttctgtaaCTTGCTCACTGAAGAGGCGGCCAACTTCTATTTCCCATGAGAACTTGAATGTGAGCTCACAGCTATTTCAGAGTTACTTATTTtactagtgtttttttttttttttttctgaagcaggTCACACTGTGTGAACCCTAACCTTGGGGCCAGTGGGCCATGGGCCAGGCTCATGTCAGAGCTGTCAGGCTAACTTTACAGCCTCAGCCAAGGACAGCATTCTAACCAGCCTCTTTAGCTTGCTTCTTGTTATGAAGTGAAGAAAGCAACTGTTGAGAACTTTGTGGAAGGTCCATGGTGGGAGGCTCTGAAAGATtcgggaagggaaggagggggagtaGAGTGATCTCATCACTAATCAACCGTGGGACCTTGAGGAAATCACTCAGCTCTTTCAGGTTTCAGTTTTCACTGCCCAGGATGGCAAACATGTTTCATTTTTAGGGCTAACTCTGAGCAGCTGAGGGTTGTTATCTAGGTCCCTGCAAAGGGGTCTGGATGCCAAGTCTAAGCTCAGCGGAAAACAGCTCTGTAGTTAATTTCTGACAGAATACAAGGTGAAGATTCCTGGATTTTTTAATTCTGACACTCTATATAAGACATTATTATTCTATGTGGTCTAATAACGGGCTACTAGTTATTGTCAGACAATAAGGCAATTTGTACTTTCCAAATAACCGCATGGTAACAGGGAACATTTAATAACACTGCACATATATTTTAGTTCCCGAAAGTGAGAGATTTGCAAGGAAACACTTGAGATTTCTGCAACGTCACCATGAGTGTACTTGAAAGACATGAGACATTCTGGCTGACAGAAACTCCTCCAGGCACCCTGTCAACAGGGTACTCCTCTCTTTGGTACCGGCTGGCTAAGAAATTATAATGGCCAGTCTGTGGCTTAAACAGGTATCCAATGAGATGGACGGGGTTCTATGGTCAGCCAGTCACCAACCACTGAGACTTTCTAATGATGACAAATTGGCTTGCCCCTGTGTTTAGGAGATCTGTCAAAGGCACAGCAAAACCTCTTATGAAAACTGCTCTAGCTATTCACAGGGTGGGGCTGTGTGGCCATGATCAGATGTGGCCTGGTCCTTGTTGTACCAGAGAGTCCCTCTTCTAACAGGAAGCCTCTGTCCTTTACTGTTCCCCAAGGAATACAATGAACGTGGGAGTGAGAAGCCCTCCACCACGGGCTGTCTGCAGTGAGACAAAGCCCCTGTGCAGCCCTGACAAGGCCTGCCTGTACTTCCAGTCCTTGCGTTTGATGAGATACCTTCATATTTTGACACATTGTCATCTTACAGGAAAGAATTTTTGAGGTTAGCTTAACAAATATTTCTCAGCACTACCAGAAGGGCAGTCACTCAGGCAGGCTTAAGACAAAGGCGGAGAtgagaacagaaataaaaagaaaaagagtgccgggtagtggtggcacatgcctttaaccccagcacttgggaggcagaggcaggtggatttctgagttcgaggccagcctggtctactgagtgagttccaggacagccaggactacacagagaaaccctgtctcgaaaaaaataaaaaaaataaaaaaaataaaaagaaaaagagaaggaagatgtggaaaggaacaggaggaggaaggagacagcaGCAAGGAAGAGGCCCccgggggaaagaggaggaaaaaggccaGAGTAATCGAGGGACTCACGATGGAGCAAGCTGACCACTGTCATGTGCTCTGAAAGTCAGCCTGCCTTGATTAATGAGTCggaggtggggtgaggtgggggctGTGGCTCACAGGCTTGCGGCAATGATACAGCTCTAATGGACCAATGTTTCCCTGAGACCCAAGTGGAAAGGCCAAGTACAGGGAAGTGTGTGCAGTGTGGTTCCACCTGTGCTAATAGGTGCAACAACCTAAAAAGAGCGCAAGCACAGGACCAAGGGGGTGGCTCACCCCATAAGGTATTTAATGTACCATCTTGAGGACCAGACTTTGGATTCCTCAGCACTCATGAAAAAGCAAAGGGTCGTCGCACACATCTGTCTGTAACCTCAGtgtggaggagggaggcaggtggCTCCTGGGGCCTTGCTGGCCAGACATTCTCACCAAATGGTTCAGAAAGGTCTGGTCTAAAaaacatacattcatacaaacacacacacacacacacacacacacacacacacactcatgcacactcatgcatacacgcgcacacacacacatgcaggggCATACGCCTGTTTAAAATCAGAATTTGAGGTAATGGGCAGGGCTTTACTAAACATTCATGGCTCTCTTACTCTTTCAGTGAGAGTGTGGAATTtaagaaaagcaaactaaaacaaacaacagaacctAAGCAAACAGAAAACGTTACCTTGGCTCTAGCTTCCCGGGCGGCTTCTGCCTCTGCGGCCATGGCTCTCTGGAGCTGTACTGGCAGCTTCACATCCTTAATCTCCACACGCTCGACCTTTATTCCCCAGTCATCAGTGGCATCATCCAGTGTACTCTGAAAAGAGAAGGGACAGCAAATGAGTCACTGTCGCCTGTCCAGATGCCAAGAGTGGGCACATTCACCAAAATGTGGTCTGGATCAGGTGGACAGGGTTTGGTGGGAGGTTTGTCTTCAGAGAATCATTGTCAGAGGCATGCcgaagcaggggctggagagtgatggaggaaaCAGATCTGATTCTGTGACTAACGTGCTAATGTAGGCTGGCAAGCTAGTAAGGGGCCATACAGGAACTGTTATTTGTAGTCTCCACTGCAGCTGTTCCACAGATTCTGCCCTGGTCACGAGCAACATGAGTAATGCACAAGTGAGCAGCcgaggctgtggtccagctactATCACAGAGTGGTCAGCCTCAGGCTAAGTTTACAGTAGACTGCCTACCTGATGGTGCCATGTAGGCTGGTCTCACCTTCCTCCTTTACAAGGGCAGGAATGAACAGTACTCTACCTCTGCAGGCTGGGacggcaccacacacacattatgtaTTTTTTAGCAGGGAGTTGGTAATAACGCTGAGGAAGAAGTGCAAGGCCCACCTGGGCTgcagagcaagtgacagggcactCTGTGGTATAGCGTGATCGATCACCtattcaaaactaaacaaaccgCAGAGTTTAAGCATGATGAGACCTCTATGGAGAGGAGTTTGCATTTATAGTGCGGTAACTTCATTGAATAAGCTATTAACATCTACGTCACAAAAGACTGGAAAGCAACATAGTTACATGGGGACTCATGTCTGTAGGTCAGAGCTTCAGCAATGATTACACTATAGTTATGCAGAATAACCCCCAAGCCATTACGACTTATGAGGAGGATAATATGGATTCGGGGGTGGGGGTCAACAGAAGGAATTTGAAAACAGCATGCACCTGAGTGCCATGAACCCACAGGTGTTTGtctgaaaatatttctgtaaagTCTGGAAACCTGAAAAGGAAAGAGGGCGACCATCCCCATCCGGGTGAAGGGTCATGGCCTCAGCTTCAGTTCTCTGGCTCTGGTTAGCTAACCAGCAGTGGGCACTCCTCACCTGCATGTGGTGTGCGATCTCTTCTCTGTCAGAGAGgatttgagacaggttcttggtGCCCAGTGCATTCCTGAGGGTAGTTTGTGCCAAAAGTCGGGTTGCCGAATCTGCATTGGTGATATTTGCCACAGCCAGGGTTGCGTTCTGAACACGGTAATAGACCACACCATCCACGCTGATGGTCACCGAGTCCTTAGTGAGGACCTACAAGAGGAGGAAGGCAATCGAACACCTGCTGGAGCGTCATCAGCCCTTAAGCAACAGCTGATCGTCCTGAGTAAAGCACCAGAAGGTTATCTGTCCCCCTTTAGAGATTTAATACGGCTCTGTTTATCCAAGCCCACAGATTCATTCAACCTCGCAACAAAATCTGAGATGCCACTCAAAAGCTGACATTGTCCTGGCTCATTTCTTCCCATCATTCACATGTCTTTTCCATGGACTTCCTGACTCTTGCTCTCAGGCacatccactctgcctctgtgctGTGATACACTGAGGGGTATGCACGAATGGATGCCTCTGCTTCTCCCTTACATGGTGAGTTTCTTAGGGGCGGCTCTTCTGTCTCTCTAGTACTGGCAGTATGACTGACACATGGTGGAGGGTCACGAGGTAAGAAACAGAACTGTAATGAGGCCCTAGGACATGAGTGACAAATTGTGCAGCTGTGGAGCCCGGAATCTGAGCTGGGTGGGCTGTAGCGGGCTGTAAGTCATGTGACCTGCTAACCCTTCATCTGTAAGAAGAGGCTGGCAGCATTGCCTCCTAACTGTAGTTCTTCCCATCAAGGGGGGCAGTGTCCTGCAGGAAGTCTTTTGAAAGCATCCCCAGCCAAGTCAATGAGAAGTAACAGTAACTGCAGAGCCGCTCTGAGGCCTTAGCTCTGCCAGGCACCAGAGCAGCGCTCTCCTTTGTTTTGAAATCTAAACCACCTCTGACTCAAGAGAACAGGGGCATTTGTTAACAAATCTTGTGAGACCATCTCTCGTAATGTGGTGGGGAAATGAACGGTACTCACAGATTCCTGTCACTGTGGCGGTCACAGCTGCCACCGCTCAGCGCTATGGTGTCTCTGAGCACTGGTTATTGTGGGCAGTGTTTAACTTAACTCCCTCTGCAGTAAGATCCCAGGGGCTGGGAAAGAGCTGCTTGCCAAGTTCCAATCACTCCAGGTTGGCAGCTTGCAGGGAACGAGAGCAGTGGAAGGCAAGGCTCACAGCCTCATGCCAGATGCCCACAGTGTTTACACAAGGAAATGCCACAATTCCCAGCCCCTCAAGGGGGTCCATCTTCCTAAACAGGGAAGCATGCAGAAGATCCAGGATATTCTCAGGCTTCTTGTAAGGTGTGGGTGGGAATTATTTCTGCTTCACTGAGCTCATGTGAACTGAAAAGTCTGACCTTACCAAGTGCTTGGATCAGTAAGGGAGTGCCCAATCTGGCTTCTGGATCTTGTGACTTATGATAAGAGAAAGCAGAGCTCCAACACCATGCTGAGTCCCCGGACTGTGCCAGGGAACACTGCTCTTCCAGTTCTCCACAGCCCGCCCCTCAGCAGCCCGCCAGCTTCCTGTTTGCAATGGTTATTGTGCCTCCTAACATATGTGCAACAAATGCCCAGCAGAGTGGGTGTCCGGTGCAGCTATCCCTGAGAGGGGAAAGCACCAGACAGGGGGTCCCAAGAGCTGGGATCTGAGGTTTTGCCTTctaggaactggctgtaaagtcAACTAGGAGCTGTTTGTGCAGAAGTCTGAAAAGGCTCGAAATGACCACAGAAGTTCCTAAAATGCCAAATGAGCACTTTCTAATTCTTTTGCTTCTAACCAAATtatctcaaataaaaatgaaggcctTTAGAAAGGATGTTAAACTAGATTTTTCTTCTGTCTGAAACCCATGCAGGAGAGTTGTGGTCAGAATGGTGATTACAACTGTAATGCTAAGTCCATGTCCTCAGGCATCACACCGTGTCTCTAACAGTGACCAGCTCTCATGCAGGGCTTCACTTCCCGGTGCTGCGTGCACTAATCACTTCACATGCTCAGTCTTCCACTCACTCCTCACATCACCCCATGGCCTTACCATTACAACCTCCATTTTACAATTGGGAACAGACACAGAACCTGCTCAAGTCCCAGAGCTGGGCAAAGAGACGGCAGTCAGGGCCTCCCAGTGTCAGGCAGCCATAGTGAGAACTGCTCACCTCCTGTGGAGGAATATCGAAGGAGATGGTCCTCATGTCCACCTTGATGAAGCTGTCAGTGCACGGCAGGATAAAAAACAAACCTGTGACACAGGATCAGGGAGACTGATTAGGCTCAGCTCACCCTTGATCAGTTCTATGGAATAGCTGAGATGGCTTCTGTAACATAGCTCGCTCACTCGCTCGCTCGCCCCTCACCTCTAAGGACTTACTAGAGTTTCTCCCCAGGACCCATTGTCCTGAGTCGCAAGTCCTTGAAGCCTCTCAGGACTAGTCACTCTCTCTGTCTTGGGGTCCTGCATTTCTCAGCGGACACAGTTCCAACAGCCCCTCCGCTCGCTGTACTGTCTCCCCTACACTGCTCTGCAggtgtctttgtttctgtcaaGAAGATCACTCTGTGGCTGGCACTTCTCCACGCCTCAGAACACAGGCAGGCCAGCCACAGCTGTGCATACAACTCTTTAcagaacttggaaggctgaggcaggaggagtgctAAGGTTTGAGTGCACTTATGTACATACATCCACACCCAcgcccacacatagacacataattttaaaataatggtaaAGCTTTGTCTCAGCTTCTACTTCAGATAAATTTCTCTTCTCTGGGTCTCCTGTGCTTCTCTGTCAGGGCTCTGTGGCTACTGGTTCCTAACACTAAATGCAGGGTGTAgctgtctgtttctttgttggtgTCTGACTGTTGGACAGCAAGGCCTTTGATAAGGGGACTGTGTTCTGCTCTCCCTTGCATTCCTAGAGGcttactgggcatggtggcacgtcCCTGTAGGCCCAGCATCTGACTGACTGCAGTCCTTTCTTTGGTTGGGAACCTCCTGCTCAGCCTCTCAAGGCTATGGGCATTGTTGGCCAAGGCCAATAATAACCTAATCGCTCTAAACAGATAATActggaaagagtgggcagccccGGACTAGCCAGAGCCACTGCCCTTGGTATACAGCTTCTGCTCCAAGCAGAGGCCCCACTGGGGAACTCACATCAGTAATCAGCTCAGTCTCACAGACTAGAGAAAAGGCTCCGATGCTAAGAActcctgatgctcttccagaggactgtagctcaattcccagcacccacattaggtggCTCCCAaattctgtaactccagctccagggggatcccacacctctggcctctgtgggcacctgcacgcATGTGCCCACACCCACACATAGACGCACATTAGGTTTAAAAAGTACAAAACCCCAACACTTTGGTTTCCAGACTGCAGTCTAGTACTGACCAGGTCCTTTGGCGCCTCCTTGCAAAATGCGACCCAGTCTAAAGATGATGACTCTTTCATACTCTTTTACAATCTGGAATAAAAAAACATGAATGAAAATTCATCACGATAAATACAGTTTCCATGCATAGCTTCCCAAGCACATCTCTGCTCCGACCAGGCTCAGTGCCTCCTTTGTTTGCCCTATTTCCTGACAGCATCTACACACAGTGTATCTGCTGTTTACTGTTTCAAGCACAACATTTATTTCTTACATACACACTcatctttattattataatagGGCAATAGATCCCCTGGGAGTGGCGATACATGCCTCTATTCCCAGGCCTTGCTAGGCAGAATCAGGAGGACAGTGAGTCTGAGCCAACCTaaactacaaagtgagttcaagaccagcctgctctatcTAGGAGCCCCTGACCCAAACACAGAACAAATACTGGTTCTGTAACGCTGGGGAGCAGAGCACAGAGAAACCCATCTCCAGGCGGTCCTGCTGGAGCGCTGGCTGTCAGCATCCTGCTGACTCTTCAGGGTTTGTTTGCTCAGACAAGCTTACAATGCTTCTTCTGATTCCATTAGTTACAATAAAATGTATCAGAAAACGCAGGCAGCACATTCGCTAGTTTAGCAAGATGCAAATGGCAGATATTTGGCTAAGTGTTAGTAACTTTGTGAGAAAGACAGCTCTGCTGGGGAGCATTGCTCTGTGCCAGGTTCCGCAGTGAGTGTGTGGACACGGGCTGTTCACTGGGACTACCATTTTCTCCAGTTCTACAACTGAGGAAACTGCAGAGGTGTTGCTGTGAGGGAGGGAGCCTGCCGCCCAGCCCCGCCCTCCACCATCCTCGATGTATCCTCACAGGGTCGTCTCACAGCCGGACACAGAACTGTCGAATGGCTATCCTCACTGTGAGGAAGGACTGAGCAGACAGAGGATGGGCTTTAGGATTCTGCTGTAACTCATCAGCAGAATCTATCcaaaggagagatgagagaaaaagcacaggccagtctggtctccatCTACCTGCCCCATAGATCACATGGCGTATGGAGGGGGAGCTGACCCTGCTTCAGAAGGGAAAGAAATGCGCTTTACCTTTATGCAAATCCATATTGATATCGGGAAGGTTATAAGTACGAAAAAGAACGAGACAGCCACCAAAATCCATCCACAAAGTCCCAGTTCTGCCTTGGGATtatctgttaaaaacaaaaaccacacagcCTGTTACAGGCATGTCATCACTTTATCCCGGCTGCTGACTGGC contains:
- the Stom gene encoding stomatin translates to MSDKRQSRHEPSQRLPESFRDNPKAELGLCGWILVAVSFFFVLITFPISIWICIKIVKEYERVIIFRLGRILQGGAKGPGLFFILPCTDSFIKVDMRTISFDIPPQEVLTKDSVTISVDGVVYYRVQNATLAVANITNADSATRLLAQTTLRNALGTKNLSQILSDREEIAHHMQSTLDDATDDWGIKVERVEIKDVKLPVQLQRAMAAEAEAAREARAKVIAAEGEMNASRALKEASIVITESPAALQLRYLQTLTTIAAEKNSTIVFPLPIDLLQGIMTSNN